From Streptomyces sp. NBC_00690, a single genomic window includes:
- the proC gene encoding pyrroline-5-carboxylate reductase, with protein MTQTVAVLGTGKIGEALLSGMIRAGWRPSDLLVTTRRSDRATELHTRYGVEPVTNAEAAKRADTLILAVKPQDMGKLLDELAPHVTTDRLTISAAAGIPTSFIEERLSPGAPVVRVMPNTPVLVDEGMSVISAGSHATPDHLAHTEAIFGGVGKTLRVPESQQDAATALSGSGPAYFYFLVEAMTDAGILLGLPRSQAHDLIVQAAIGAAVMLRDSGEHPVKLREAVTSPAGTTISAIRELENHGVRAALIAALEAARDRSRELASGNG; from the coding sequence ATGACCCAGACAGTCGCAGTCCTCGGCACAGGCAAGATCGGCGAGGCCCTGCTGAGCGGGATGATCCGAGCCGGATGGCGGCCTTCCGACCTTCTGGTCACCACCCGTCGCTCGGATCGCGCAACGGAACTCCACACCCGCTACGGGGTCGAACCCGTCACCAATGCAGAGGCCGCCAAGCGGGCCGACACCCTCATCCTGGCCGTCAAGCCCCAGGACATGGGCAAGCTCCTCGACGAACTCGCCCCGCACGTCACCACCGACCGCCTGACCATCAGCGCGGCTGCGGGAATTCCCACCTCCTTCATCGAGGAGCGCCTGTCACCGGGAGCTCCTGTCGTCCGTGTCATGCCCAACACCCCGGTCCTCGTCGACGAGGGCATGTCCGTGATCTCGGCCGGTAGCCATGCCACCCCCGATCACCTCGCGCACACCGAAGCGATCTTCGGCGGAGTCGGCAAGACCCTGAGGGTTCCCGAATCCCAGCAGGACGCGGCCACCGCCCTGTCGGGCTCCGGGCCCGCGTACTTCTACTTCCTCGTTGAGGCCATGACCGACGCCGGAATCCTCCTCGGCCTACCGCGCTCGCAGGCCCACGACCTGATCGTCCAGGCCGCCATCGGAGCCGCGGTCATGCTCCGCGACAGCGGTGAGCACCCCGTAAAGCTCCGTGAAGCCGTCACCTCCCCCGCGGGCACCACCATCAGCGCCATCCGTGAACTGGAGAACCACGGTGTCCGCGCCGCACTCATC